In a single window of the Sesamum indicum cultivar Zhongzhi No. 13 linkage group LG16, S_indicum_v1.0, whole genome shotgun sequence genome:
- the LOC105178581 gene encoding cysteine-rich and transmembrane domain-containing protein A yields MSNYTQNQAAYPPPATGYPAEPQGGYMAPPPPAGYPVKDGQQGLDQAPAATTQSRGDGFWKGCCAALCCCCVLDACF; encoded by the exons ATGAGCAACTACACCCAAAATCAAG CTGCATATCCACCTCCGGCCACCGGGTACCCGGCGGAGCCACAGGGCGGGTACATGGCGCCACCGCCGCCGGCTGGTTATCCAGTGAAAGACGGGCAACAGGGTCTGGATCAGGCTCCAGCAGCCACCACTCAGTCTAGAGGCGACGGCTTCTGGAAGGGATG TTGTGCTGCTCTCTGTTGCTGCTGTGTGTTGGACGCTTGTTTCTGA
- the LOC105178582 gene encoding scarecrow-like protein 23, translated as MLHSLLTTTTANNPSASMTSAGKRPVDLSSTDVSDPVKRLRSHLSPEQDPQPDEEGGKEAGPQFLPPAAASSAAQYESDSDATGLRLLGLLLQCAECVAVDNLDDAGQLLPEIAELSSPFGSSAQRVGAYFADALSARVISSYLGTYSPLTPLSKSHHQKLLNALQIYNSITPLIKFSHFTANQAIQQAVDGADHVHVIDLDIMQGLQWPGLFHILASKSRKLKSFRITGLGSSAELLSSTGQRLAEFASALSIPFQFQPLEGKIGNVTDLNQLDIKMGETVIVHWMHHCLYDVTGSDLGALRLFTLIRPKLITIVEQDLSHGGSFLGRFVEALHYYSALFDALGDSLGAESVERHTVEQQLLGCEIRNIVAVGGPKRTGEVKVERWGDELVRVGFRPVSLAGNPAAQANLLLGMFPWQGYTLVEENGCLKLGWKDLSLLTASAWQPMD; from the coding sequence ATGCTCCACTCTCtcctcaccaccaccaccgccaaTAATCCCTCCGCCTCCATGACCTCCGCCGGAAAACGCCCCGTTGACCTTTCCTCCACTGATGTCTCGGACCCCGTCAAGCGCCTCCGGTCCCACCTCTCCCCGGAGCAAGACCCACAACCCGATGAAGAGGGGGGGAAGGAGGCGGGGCCGCAGTTCCTACCCCCCGCTGCTGCTTCTTCTGCAGCCCAGTACGAGTCCGACTCTGACGCCACCGGCCTCCGCCTCCTTGGCCTCCTACTACAATGCGCCGAGTGCGTAGCCGTGGACAATCTCGACGACGCCGGCCAGCTCCTCCCTGAAATCGCTGAGCTCTCCTCCCCCTTTGGCTCCTCCGCTCAACGCGTCGGCGCGTACTTTGCCGACGCTCTCTCGGCGCGCGTCATCAGCTCTTACCTCGGCACCTACTCCCCCCTCACCCCCTTATCCAAATCTCACCACCAGAAACTCCTCAATGCCCTCCAAATCTACAATTCCATCACCCCTTTAATCAAATTCTCACACTTCACCGCCAACCAGGCCATCCAGCAGGCGGTGGACGGCGCCGACCACGTCCACGTCATCGACCTCGACATCATGCAGGGCCTCCAGTGGCCGGGACTGTTCCACATCCTCGCCTCCAAATCCCGAAAGCTCAAGTCCTTCAGAATCACTGGCCTCGGATCGTCAGCCGAGCTGCTGAGCTCCACAGGCCAGCGTCTCGCGGAATTCGCAAGTGCACTCAGCATTCCTTTCCAGTTCCAACCCCTGGAAGGGAAAATTGGCAACGTAACAGACCTCAATCAATTAGACATCAAGATGGGGGAAACTGTTAtagtgcattggatgcaccaTTGCTTATACGACGTAACGGGCAGCGACTTAGGCGCTCTGCGATTGTTCACTTTGATTAGGCCTAAATTGATCACCATCGTCGAGCAAGATTTAAGCCATGGGGGTAGTTTCCTAGGCCGATTCGTCGAGGCATTGCATTATTACTCGGCGTTGTTTGATGCATTGGGGGACAGCTTGGGGGCAGAGAGCGTGGAGAGGCACACGGTGGAGCAGCAATTGTTGGGGTGTGAGATCAGGAACATTGTGGCAGTGGGGGGGCCGAAACGGACGGGGGAGGTGAAGGTGGAGAGGTGGGGAGATGAGCTAGTTCGGGTTGGGTTTAGGCCTGTTTCGTTGGCGGGCAATCCGGCCGCCCAAGCTAATCTCTTGCTTGGGATGTTCCCTTGGCAAGGGTACACTCTGGTGGAGGAGAATGGGTGCTTGAAGCTGGGGTGGAAGGATTTGTCGTTGCTCACCGCCTCGGCTTGGCAGCCGATGGATTAG